Proteins from one Camelina sativa cultivar DH55 chromosome 8, Cs, whole genome shotgun sequence genomic window:
- the LOC104705927 gene encoding O-acyltransferase WSD1-like — MHIGNGRMKNKEEEGEEEPLSPMARVFQSPDIDICAIINIGFKTKINPDVVLDALRHNVYKHPRFSSKLSENGAKWIETEVNVEDHVIVPYVDLEEICESGQSFVDDYCSRLTMTPLDRSRPLWDIHILNVKTSDAEAVGVIRFNQALADGMSFISLVLACTHKTSNPSMLSTATPLVKRRTTAPHSLEKTGWFLRAIFTIGSTMRLIWNTIVDVLLLGATVLFLKDTKTPLKGNANVRRNPRRFYHRTISLDDIKLIKNAMNMTINDVLLGITQAALSSYMNRQYLVSQKQDKNDELEDGSLLTSYLPDGIRFRAGCTVNLRSDIGFKSLAEMMVKDSKCRWGNYFSFIILPLSIALETDPLVYLEKSKAIMARKKHSYQAALAYFFINIILKVLGAKAASLAFNQHLKNITTCVSNVMGPTEEISFHGHPIAYISPSSYGHSQASLIHYTSYAGEVTITIGVDPTIIPDAHKICDDMEESLKTMKAVLLERGLL, encoded by the exons ATGCACATAGGGAACGGGAGAATGAAGAataaggaggaggagggggaggaGGAGCCGCTCAGCCCGATGGCGCGAGTATTCCAGTCGCCAGACATAGACATATGTGCCATCATCAACATTggtttcaaaaccaaaattaatccTGACGTTGTTCTTGATGCTTTGAGGCATAATGTCTACAAGCATCCTCGTTTCTCAAGCAAACTG TCTGAAAATGGTGCAAAATGGATCGAGACCGAAGTCAATGTAGAAGATCATGTAATTGTACCATACGTAGATCtagaagagatatgtgaaagtGGACAAAGCTTCGTCGATGATTATTGCTCCCGTCTCACAATGACTCCTCTTGATAGATCAAGACCTTTGTGGGACATTCACATCCTTAACGTCAAAACCTCTGATGCTGAAGCAGTCGGTGTAATAAGATTTAACCAAGCGTTGGCAGATGGGATGTCCTTCATTTCCCTTGTGCTCGCATGTACCCATAAGACATCAAATCCAAGCATGTTGTCTACTGCTACTCCTTTGGTGAAACGGCGAACCACAGCGCCGCATAGCCTTGAGAAAACTGGCTGGTTCTTAAGGGCAATATTCACCATTGGTTCTACAATGAGACTGATTTGGAATACAATCGTAGATGTGTTGTTGCTTGGTGCGACAGTGTTGTTTTTGAAGGATACAAAAACACCATTGAAAGGCAATGCGAATGTCAGGAGAAATCCAAGGAGATTCTATCACCGAACGATATCTCTAGATGACATTAAACTTATCAAGAATGCTATGAACATG ACTATCAACGATGTTCTACTCGGAATTACACAAGCTGCTCTTTCTAGCTATATGAACCGACAATATCTTGTTTCTCAAAAACAAGACAAGAATGATGAGCTGGAGGATGGATCATTATTGACTTCATATCTTCCGGATGGAATACGATTTCGTGCAGGTTGTACAGTAAATCTAAGGTCAGACATCGGGTTCAAG TCTTTGGCAGAAATGATGGTGAAGGATTCAAAATGCAGATGGGGAAACTACTTCAGTTTTATTATCTTACCGTTATCGATTGCTTTAGAAACCGATCCATTGGTCTATCTAGAAAAGTCCAAAGCTATTATGGCTCGAAAGAAGCACTCTTATCAAGCAGCTCTAGCGTATTTCTTTATCAATATCATCCTAAAAGTGTTAGGAgctaag GCAGCATCATTAGCATTCAATCAACACTTGAAGAACATAACGACATGTGTGTCAAACGTTATGGGCCCTACGGAAGAAATCAGTTTCCATGGCCATCCCATCGCTTACATTTCTCCAAGCTCTTATGGACACTCACAG GCATCGCTGATACATTACACAAGTTATGCGGGGGAAGTGACAATCACGATAGGGGTTGATCCTACTATAATACCGGATGCTCACAAGATTTGTGATGATATGGAAGAATCACTGAAAACAATGAAAGCTGTTCTCTTGGAAAGAGGGTTACTCTAA
- the LOC104705926 gene encoding uncharacterized protein LOC104705926, translating to MGFFSHMISRDDLKAGDHIYSWRNAYIYSHHGIYVGDGKVIHFTRGGGLEFGTGTVLDKFIDISIQNHGRRKNNKCLLDCGDQSDLGGVISSCLDCFLSGGNLHLFEYSASPSVFLAKRGGTCTIASSDPCDEVISRAEFLLLKNGFGEYDLLDNNCEDFAIYCKTGLFVLSMATKFGSSGQANSVSAAGGVVSLTLKVLGVKKKTSAGHEDDSVVSVVNKVISSTVKYVVPGVGGVALAEYGHYCFGRLFYDIGVRKDACKVSVEELVAFVGAKQGIQNKCLSS from the exons ATGGGGTTTTTCTCTCACATGATCTCCAGAGATGATCTGAAAGCAGGAGATCACATCTATTCTTGGCGTAACGCTTACATCTACTCTCATCACG GAATCTATGTAGGCGATGGTAAAGTCATCCATTTCACTCGTGGAGGTGGTCTTGAATTCGGAACCGGAACAGTTTTGGACAAGTTCATCGATATTTCGATACAGAAtcatggaagaagaaaaaataacaagtGTCTTCTTGATTGTGGAGACCAATCTGATCTCGGTGGTGTCATCTCTTCTTGTCTTGATTGTTTTCTATCCGGAGGTAATCTCCATCTCTTCGAATACAGTGCCTCTCCGTCTGTCTTTCTAGCCAAACGAGGTGGTACTTGCACGATAGCATCTTCGGATCCTTGTGATGAAGTCATCTCACGTGCGGAGtttctccttttaaaaaatGGGTTTGGTGAGTACGATCTTTTAGATAATAACTGTGAAGATTTTGCTATCTATTGCAAaactggtttgtttgttttatccaTGGCCACCAAGTTTGGAAGTAGTGGTCAGGCCAACTCTGTGTCTGCTGCTGGTGGTGTTGTTTCTTTGACGCTTAAGGTTTTAGGGGTGAAAAAGAAGACTAGTGCTGGTCATGAAGATGATTCTGTGGTTTCTGTTGTTAACAAGGTCATTTCTTCTACGGTTAAATATGTAGTTCCTGGTGTTGGTGGTGTGGCTTTGGCGGAATATGGTCACTACTGTTTTGGCCGCCTGTTTTACGACATTGGTGTTAGAAAAGATGCTTGTAAGGTTTCTGTTGAAGAGCTTGTTGCATTTGTAGGTGCCAAGCAAGGCATACAAAACAAGTGTCTCTCTAGTTAG
- the LOC104705928 gene encoding probable acyl-activating enzyme 5, peroxisomal, with translation MEEMKPCAANSPPLTPIGFLERAATVYGDCTSIVYGSNTVYTWRETNLRCLRVASSLSSLGLGRSDVVSVLSPNTPAMYELQFAVPMSGAILNNINTRLDARTVSVLLTHSGSKLLFVDVFSHDLAVEAISMMTTDPPVLVFIADKEEAGGGADVANRNKFSYTYDDLVERGDPNFKWIRPVSEWDPIVLNYTSGTTSAPKGVVHCHRGIFVISVDSLIDWTVPKNPVYLWTLPIFHANGWSYPWGIAAVGGTNVCLRKFDTPLIYRLIRDHGVTHMCGAPVVLNMLSATQESQPLNRPVNILTAGAPPPAAVLLRAESIGFVISHGYGLTETAGLNVSCAWKPQWNRLPATDRARLKARQGVRTLGFTEIDVVDPESGRGVERNGETVGEIVMKGSSIMLGYLKDPNGTEKALKNGWFYTGDVGVIHSDGYLEIKDRSKDIIITGGENVSSVEVEAVLYTNPAVSEVAVVARPDEFWGETPCAFVSLKEGLSRRPTEEELIEYCRKKMPRYMVPKTVSFRDELPKTSTGKVMKFVLREIAKKMGMTRLSRM, from the coding sequence ATGGAGGAAATGAAGCCATGTGCCGCTAACTCGCCGCCGTTGACTCCTATTGGTTTCTTAGAAAGAGCAGCCACCGTTTACGGTGACTGTACCTCCATCGTTTACGGTAGCAACACCGTTTACACGTGGCGTGAAACTAACCTCCGTTGTCTCCGCGTCGCTTCCTCTCTGTCTTCCCTCGGTTTAGGCAGGTCCGACGTCGTCTCCGTCCTTTCTCCCAACACTCCGGCGATGTACGAGCTCCAGTTCGCTGTTCCCATGTCCGGCGCAATCCTCAACAACATCAACACACGCCTCGACGCACGCACCGTCTCTGTTCTTCTCACTCACTCTGGATCTAAGCTTCTCTTCGTCGACGTCTTCTCTCACGATCTCGCCGTCGAAGCTATCTCGATGATGACGACTGATCCGCCCGTTCTCGTCTTCATCGCCGATAAGGAAGAGGCAGGAGGAGGTGCTGACGTGGCCAATCGCAACAAGTTCAGTTACACTTACGATGATCTTGTCGAGAGAGGTGATCCGAATTTTAAATGGATCCGACCCGTAAGCGAATGGGATCCGATTGTGCTTAATTACACTTCCGGTACGACTTCGGCACCTAAAGGAGTGGTACACTGCCACAGGGGAATTTTCGTGATATCGGTTGACTCTCTAATCGATTGGACCGTACCGAAAAATCCGGTTTACTTATGGACTCTACCGATATTTCACGCTAACGGCTGGAGCTATCCGTGGGGGATCGCCGCCGTCGGAGGAACTAACGTCTGTTTGCGAAAGTTCGACACGCCGTTAATTTACCGTTTGATCCGTGATCACGGCGTCACGCACATGTGTGGAGCTCCCGTGGTGCTCAACATGTTGTCTGCGACTCAGGAATCTCAGCCGTTGAACCGTCCCGTCAACATCTTAACCGCCGGTGCTCCTCCTCCAGCCGCTGTTCTCCTCCGAGCAGAATCAATCGGTTTCGTGATCAGTCACGGTTACGGATTAACGGAAACCGCCGGATTAAACGTCTCTTGCGCGTGGAAGCCACAGTGGAACCGGTTACCGGCGACTGATCGGGCGAGGTTGAAGGCACGGCAAGGAGTGAGAACCCTTGGGTTTACTGAAATAGACGTGGTGGATCCTGAATCGGGTCGGGGTGTTGAGAGAAACGGAGAAACCGTCGGAGAAATCGTGATGAAGGGAAGCTCGATCATGCTTGGCTACTTAAAAGATCCGAACGGAACAGAGAAGGCTTTGAAGAACGGGTGGTTTTACACCGGAGATGTTGGTGTGATTCACTCGGATGGTTATCTAGAGATTAAAGATAGATCGAAAGATATAATTATAACCGGAGGAGAGAATGTGAGTAGCGTTGAGGTGGAAGCGGTTTTGTATACGAATCCGGCAGTGAGTGAAGTGGCGGTGGTGGCGAGACCTGATGAGTTTTGGGGAGAGACGCCGTGTGCGTTCGTGAGTTTGAAAGAAGGGTTGAGTCGGAGGCCGACGGAGGAGGAGTTGATAGAGTATTGTAGGAAGAAGATGCCAAGGTATATGGTTCCTAAAACCGTGTCGTTTAGGGATGAGTTGCCCAAGACTTCGACTGGGAAAGTTATGAAGTTTGTACTCAGGGAGATTGCTAAGAAGATGGGTATGACGAGGTTAAGTCGGATGTAA
- the LOC104705929 gene encoding uncharacterized protein LOC104705929 yields the protein MGSTTRDLFFVIIALFASILFLQISSLPDPSFYDYLRESNLPAGIVPKGVTNFSIDVNTGRFTVALPVPCDAKFENQFHFDYNISGVLSDGRIGNLSGVTQKELFLWFAVKGIHVDPESSGLIHFDVGVADKQLSLSLFESPRDCTAAAESKHRALDLSKPRDFEKQTEDTQSTMQKRSEDIQSIFGTGRNRWTIPS from the exons ATGGGTTCTACAACTCGAGATCTCTTCTTCGTAATCATCGCTCTCTTTGCTTCGATCCTCTTCCTTCAGATTTCATCGTTACCGGATCCGTCTTTTTACGATTACCTCCGTGAGAGCAACCTCCCCGCCGGTATAGTTCCAAAGGGAGTTACTAATTTCTCGATCGACGTCAATACGGGGCGTTTCACTGTTGCTCTTCCGGTTCCTTGCGATGCTAAATTCGAGAACCAGTTCCACTTCGACTACAACATCTCCGGCGTTTTATCCGATGGACGGATCGGGAATCTATCTGGTGTGACGCAGAAGGAGCTGTTCCTTTGGTTTGCTGTCAAAGGGATACATGTTGATCCGGAGAGCTCTGGGTTGATTCACTTCGATGTTGGTGTTGCTGATAAGCAGCTTTCTCTTTCCCTCTTTGAGTCTCCTCGAGATTGTACTGCTGCGGCGGAATCTAAACACCGTGCTCTTGATCTCTCTAAGCCTCGTGATTTCGAG AAGCAAACTGAAGATACTCAATCCACAATGCAGAAGCGATCCGAAGATATCCAATCGATCTTTGGAACAGGAAGAAATCGTTGGACAATACCATCATAG